Within the Echinicola sp. 20G genome, the region TTCTCATTTCCTCTATTGTAATGCTGGTCATGCTGTTCTCCCAATGGAGAAGGTCCGTGCGAAAAATCAGTACATTTAATAAAAGTAGTGTATGGCTAATATTTCTGCTTATCCCCTTAAGTTTTCCGGGCATTGCAGTCATTTCCCAATATCTATTTGAAGGGTTTGGCGAGAATATACTTTGGTATATTTTATTAAGTCCCGTGCTGATTGCTGGAAATTTCTATCTCTTTTGGAAAGTCAAAAATACTCATTCCCGGCCTATGCTTATCTGCTATGCCTTGATTCTGATCATTATGATTTATTGGTTTATTATTGGAATAAGCCAAAGTGCTAGAGAACATGGCCCAACACCTACTTTACCAGAAAACAAAACACTCCTTATTTATTGTATATCGATCCACATTGCTTTGCTCAGTCTCTTAGGAATTCAATATAACAGAACAAAGGCTGATCATAAATTGACACCCAAGATGGCCATGTATTTAGTTTCTATCTTATACATTGTCTCTTTGTTATTTACATTTCGTCTCTTATAACCTGATAAAATAATGACACTCAACCAAAAACTTAATCTTTCAATACTGCTATTCCTTCCTGTTATGACAGGTCTTTTACTTTTCACAAGCTGTAAACCTGCAGAAGATAAAGCCGAAGCAGTCGCTAAAAAGCCCAATATCATTTATATCCTAGCTGACGACCTAGGCTATGCCGAATTGGGCAGCTTTGGTCAGAGCCTCATCGAAACTCCCAATTTGGATGCGTTGGCACAAAGTGGCATGCGTTTCACCAATCATTATGCGGGTGCTCCTGTATGTGCTCCTTCTCGCTGTGTGCTATTGACAGGTAAACATACCGGAAATGCCTATGTCCGGTCCAATGATGAATGGACTTCCAGAGGCGATGTTTGGAATTATGAAATGGCAGTGAATAACCCAGAACTAGAAGGTCAGCGTCCCTTACCAGCTTCAGAGGTTACCATAGGTAATATTTTGCAAAAAGCAGGATACAAAACAGGAATAGTTGGAAAATGGGGTTTGGGCGCTCCCTTATCCGATGGCATTCCCAATAAGCGGGGCTTTGATTTCTTCTATGGCTACAATTGTCAACGCCAAGCGCACAACCTTTATCCTAAGCATTTGTGGAAAAATGGTGAAAAAGTGTGGTTGGATAATGAATTGGTAGCTCCAAATACTAAAATTGACAAAGGTGCTGATCCCAAAGAGTTGAGCAGTTATGATAAGTTTTTCCAAAATGATTATGCGCCAGCCATGATGCAGAAAGAAGCTTTGAGCTTTATTGAGAGTAGTCAGGACCAGCCTTTCTTTTTGTATTATGCCACTCCCCTTACCCATGCTCCACTTCAGGTTCCTCAAAAATACATCGACAAGTATGTAAAGAAATTTGGAGATGAAGAGCCCTATTTAGGTCAAGGTGGCTATTTCCCAAATCGCTACCCTAAAGCAGCCTATGCCGCTATGGTAAGTTACTTAGACGATCAAGTTGGAGAGTTAATTGCTAAATTGAAAGAGACCGGACAGTACGAAAACACTTTGATTATTTTCTCTTCAGACAATGGCCCTACCTATAATGATGGTACTAATTCCCCTTATTTTGATAGTGCCAAACCTTTTAAAAGCGAATATGGCTGGGGTAAAGGTTTTGTCCATGAAGGAGGAATCCGTGTGCCCATGATTGCTGTTTGGGAAAACAAAATCAAAGCAGGAACTAGCAGTGATTTGATTTCTGCTTTTTGGGATGTAATGCCGACCTTAGCCGAGGTAGCAGGAACATCCACTCCTGAGCATACTGATGGCATCAGCTTCCTTCCTGAATTATTGGGTAAAGGAGATCAACAAAAACATGATTTTCTTTATTGGGAATTCCCGGCATATGATGGACAACAAGCTGTCAGAATGGGCAAATGGAAAGGGATACGAAAAGATATCCTAAAAGACAATATGGAAATCGAATTGTATGACCTAAATGCAGATCCACAGGAACAACATGATATCGCTGATAAAAACCCTGAAGTAGTAGCCAAGATCAAAGCTATTATGCAAGAAGAACATCATGTTGCCAAAACAGAAAAATTTCAAATGCCTCAACTGGGGGACTAAAGAAAGGATATAATTATATTCGCCAAATCAACAAGTGACTAACAGTAAACAAAAATCATTTTACCCAATTTAAATGAATAAAACTAAAGTAGCCAAAGCTTTAAAACTCATTTTAGCTTTATCCATCGCCAACATATTGCTCACCTCTTGCAATAAACAAGAGGATAAACCTTCTAAGCCCAATATCATCCTTATTGTGACAGATGATCAAGGCTATGCAGACCTGAGTGCCTACAAGCATGTCTCTCATCTCTGCAAAACCCCCAATATGGATAGGATTGCCCAAAATGGCATTTTGTTTGACAATGCCTACGTAACTGCTCCGGTATGCAGCCCATCTCGCGCTGCCATCAATACCGGTCAATACCAGGAAAAATGGGATCCAAAAATGTTCTGGTCACCAGGACTTCCTCAGAATGTCCCCACCATTGCTGAAACACTCAAGGAAGCAGGCTATAAAACAGCCAAAGTGGGTAAAAGTGATTTTGGCACTAATTATCATAATCCTGCTGTCAGGGAATTTCCCAACCAACATGGCTATGATTCTTTCGTCGGATTTAGTGCCCATGCCCACGATTACTTCCTGATGGACGAAAAAACTGAAAAAAGCACACCTGATCCATATGGCTCCAGTGCTTCTTTAGGGAGGATCTTCGTGGACAGTGTTAAGACAAGTTTTGAAAATACCTACTCCACTGAATTGTTTACCGATAAGGCCATTGACTTTATCGAAAATCAAGGTGACCAGCCTTTCTTCTTGGACTTATCCTACAACGCCGTGCACCATTTGATCCATGAAGTACCGGATGAGTACCTCGAAA harbors:
- a CDS encoding arylsulfatase — its product is MTLNQKLNLSILLFLPVMTGLLLFTSCKPAEDKAEAVAKKPNIIYILADDLGYAELGSFGQSLIETPNLDALAQSGMRFTNHYAGAPVCAPSRCVLLTGKHTGNAYVRSNDEWTSRGDVWNYEMAVNNPELEGQRPLPASEVTIGNILQKAGYKTGIVGKWGLGAPLSDGIPNKRGFDFFYGYNCQRQAHNLYPKHLWKNGEKVWLDNELVAPNTKIDKGADPKELSSYDKFFQNDYAPAMMQKEALSFIESSQDQPFFLYYATPLTHAPLQVPQKYIDKYVKKFGDEEPYLGQGGYFPNRYPKAAYAAMVSYLDDQVGELIAKLKETGQYENTLIIFSSDNGPTYNDGTNSPYFDSAKPFKSEYGWGKGFVHEGGIRVPMIAVWENKIKAGTSSDLISAFWDVMPTLAEVAGTSTPEHTDGISFLPELLGKGDQQKHDFLYWEFPAYDGQQAVRMGKWKGIRKDILKDNMEIELYDLNADPQEQHDIADKNPEVVAKIKAIMQEEHHVAKTEKFQMPQLGD